DNA from Kitasatospora acidiphila:
CCGCCGCGCTGACGGGCCAGGTCGTCACCGTCGACGGCGGCCTGGTGATGCGCTAGGAACACGCGCGGCGATCAGCCGCGGCGCGATGCCCGACGGGCCGGCCCTGCAGACCCACATGGTCGCCGAGAACAACCGGCTCGCCTCCCGCAGCGTCTGGGACGGCACCATCGCCGGGACCGGCCGTGCGGGCGACTTCACCACCCTCGACTTCTTCCGTGTCGAGGACGGGCTGATCGTCGAGCACTGGGAGTCGGTCGACTGGGTGAGGGCCTATCAGGCATTCGGGCTGCTGCCCGACGACATCCGGGACATCTGAGACATCTGCGCTAGACCTGACTCAACGTCAGCGGAAAGGAAGACCGGAGATGACCACCGCAATCGTAGGCGTCGGCAGCATCGGCAGCACCCTCGCCCGGCACCTGGTCGCCGGGGGCGAGAACGTCGTCCTGGCCGGGAAGGGCGCCTCGCGTGCCAACGAGCTCGCAGCCGAGCTCGGGCCGCTCGCCCAGGCGGCCCCCTCCGTGCCGGACGCGATCGCGAGCGCGGACACGGTCGTGCTCGCCATCTGGCTGGACCACATGCGGGAGCTGGTCCCGCAGGTCGCACCCCTGCTGGACGGCAAGGTCGTGATCGACCCGTCGAATCCGATCGCGTTCGACGACAAGGGCCAGATCGTGCGGTCGCTGCCCGAAGGGCAGTCGGCCGGGTCGGTGGCCGCCGCCCTGCTGCCCGAAGGCGCCCACTACGTCAAGGCGTTCGGCACCCTCGCCGCGGAGGCTCTCGCCGCGAGCGCCAACCGCACGCCGCATCGCGCGGTGCTCTTCTACGCCACCGACGACGACAGCGCGGCAAGGGCGGCCGAGCGGCTGATCCGCACGGCCGGGTTCGAGCCCGTCAAGGCCGGCGGCCTGGCCGCCGCCGGACGCATCGAGGCACCCGGCGGCGACCTGCACCAGTTCGGCTTCAACGGCGAGGTCGTCGACCTGGACCGGGCACGAGCTGCTGTGTGATCGTCATGATCCTCGGGAGCAGCTGACCGCTCCGCAGCGGTGGGCAATTCACCGACTCTGGCCGGGCTCGGTGCCGCAGCAGGCCGCCCGCCGCCTTGCCAAGCGCTGCCCCGGCAGGGCTCCCGGCAAGGCGGCCAGCCCGGGGTTCAGGGTTCGCGTCGCAGGGCGAGCACGGCCGCATCGTCGTTCAGCCCGTCGGTGGCCCAGGACTGCACGTCGGCCAGCAGCTGGGCGAGGAGGGCGTCCGGCTCCGCGGCGGTGAGGTCGGTGGCCAGGCGGGCGGCGAGGGGGTAGAAGTCGCCGGCCGCGTTCCTCGCCTCGGCCACCCCGTCGGTGTAGAGGAGCAGCAGGTCGCCGCGGTGGAGGTCGAAGGTGCGGCTGCGGTAGGGCTCGCCGGTCAGTGCGCGCAGTGCCAGCGGTGGTGCGAAGGCGGGCGGCTCCAGCGCCGTCACCACCCGGGAGCGGTGGCGCAGCAGCGGGGGTGGGTGGCCGCAGTTGACGACCTCGGCCGGCCCCGTCGCGGTGGGGATGCCGAGTAGGACGGCGGTGACGAAGCGCTCTCCCTTGGGGCGGTTGGCGAGGGCGGTGTCCAGTCGCTCGGCCAGGCCGGCCAGCTCCGGCTCGGTGCGGGCCGCCTCGCGGAACACCCCGAGCACGTCGGCGGCGGTCTCCACCGCCGCCAGTCCCTTGCCCTGGACGTCGCCGAGCAGGATCCGGATGCCGTGCTCGGTCTCCATGACCTCGTACAGGTCCCCGCCGATGCGGGCCTCGGCCGCGGCGGCCAGGTAGCGCACGGCGATCCGCAGCGCTCCC
Protein-coding regions in this window:
- a CDS encoding ester cyclase → MTISILAGRHRGRGGDARRRRRRRADGPGRHRRRRPGDALGTRAAISRGAMPDGPALQTHMVAENNRLASRSVWDGTIAGTGRAGDFTTLDFFRVEDGLIVEHWESVDWVRAYQAFGLLPDDIRDI
- a CDS encoding NADPH-dependent F420 reductase, giving the protein MTTAIVGVGSIGSTLARHLVAGGENVVLAGKGASRANELAAELGPLAQAAPSVPDAIASADTVVLAIWLDHMRELVPQVAPLLDGKVVIDPSNPIAFDDKGQIVRSLPEGQSAGSVAAALLPEGAHYVKAFGTLAAEALAASANRTPHRAVLFYATDDDSAARAAERLIRTAGFEPVKAGGLAAAGRIEAPGGDLHQFGFNGEVVDLDRARAAV
- a CDS encoding PP2C family protein-serine/threonine phosphatase — its product is MPEPDTGKGLLPSGLPSRRQALLLGSYGLVALAVLVDLATGPGSTLSPVLACLPVLASAGTRSPKVPATAGVVAAAGVALLVLANPDVPLAVQLATLTAVAAVTLASTATTLLVRAREHELLQVRTVAEAAQRALLRPVPARVGALRIAVRYLAAAAEARIGGDLYEVMETEHGIRILLGDVQGKGLAAVETAADVLGVFREAARTEPELAGLAERLDTALANRPKGERFVTAVLLGIPTATGPAEVVNCGHPPPLLRHRSRVVTALEPPAFAPPLALRALTGEPYRSRTFDLHRGDLLLLYTDGVAEARNAAGDFYPLAARLATDLTAAEPDALLAQLLADVQSWATDGLNDDAAVLALRREP